One genomic segment of Bacteroidia bacterium includes these proteins:
- a CDS encoding PorP/SprF family type IX secretion system membrane protein — translation MRSTFFLLVTSFCLFPARYYAQDVHFSQYTFSSLQINPANTAVSKDLIATLQHKEQWRSVNAFRTSAGSFEMKFNQKRWTRIQKMTSTFKKKLVKGLAWGLQGFTDKAGDGGIKHTRVNSSLAYHVLLDPNNTLSAGFSGGFSQRSLTTDGLRWNSQYTNGVYNSSQLSGESISSGSLFFFDFGAGLLWNYGDAARYMTSNDHKHFSAGISVDHLNRPVCSFLGSGERLNRRWTATLGSVFGIPNSPYSLCPSVLFMQQGALKELTGGLLLKYKFREESKYTGNVKGAAVSLGCFYRNKDAVIPMILIELDAYSLGISYDTNISGLTSVTQGRGGFEISLRFSTPSPFLYQNVKSRI, via the coding sequence ATGAGATCGACCTTTTTTCTACTGGTCACTTCCTTCTGCCTGTTTCCGGCTCGTTATTACGCTCAGGATGTTCACTTTTCTCAATACACCTTCTCTTCTCTGCAAATAAATCCGGCAAACACCGCGGTATCCAAGGATCTGATCGCCACATTGCAGCATAAGGAGCAGTGGAGAAGTGTGAATGCTTTTCGCACTTCCGCCGGATCTTTTGAAATGAAGTTTAACCAGAAGCGCTGGACCCGGATTCAAAAGATGACCAGCACGTTCAAAAAGAAACTGGTTAAAGGATTAGCGTGGGGGCTTCAGGGGTTTACCGATAAAGCCGGGGATGGAGGGATCAAACATACGCGCGTCAACAGTTCGCTGGCTTACCATGTTCTGCTGGATCCGAACAATACCCTCTCAGCCGGCTTCTCCGGCGGGTTTTCACAACGTAGTCTGACCACTGACGGATTACGGTGGAATTCCCAGTACACGAACGGCGTATATAATTCATCCCAGTTGTCCGGTGAAAGCATTTCATCAGGAAGTCTTTTCTTTTTTGATTTTGGCGCGGGTTTACTCTGGAATTATGGAGACGCCGCACGGTATATGACCTCCAACGACCATAAGCATTTTAGTGCCGGCATCAGTGTTGATCATCTGAACCGGCCGGTCTGCTCTTTTTTAGGCAGCGGCGAACGTTTAAACCGGCGCTGGACGGCAACACTGGGATCCGTTTTCGGAATCCCAAACAGCCCTTATTCTCTTTGCCCCTCTGTTTTATTTATGCAGCAGGGAGCGCTGAAGGAATTAACCGGCGGGCTGCTTTTGAAGTACAAGTTCAGAGAGGAGTCAAAATATACCGGAAATGTAAAAGGGGCAGCGGTGTCGCTGGGTTGCTTTTACCGGAATAAAGATGCGGTGATTCCCATGATCTTAATCGAACTGGATGCGTATTCCCTGGGTATCTCCTACGATACCAATATTTCCGGTCTAACTTCTGTCACACAGGGCCGCGGCGGATTCGAAATCAGCCTGAGATTTTCCACCCCCAGCCCTTTTTTGTATCAGAATGTGAAGTCGAGGATATGA
- a CDS encoding MBL fold metallo-hydrolase, whose product MKKHFRIHLFIVLFAFPLVLRPSSFELFVLGTAQDGGRPHTGCVKTCCTNVNERDYVVSLALADHVSKKWWLFEATPDIREQLELFQTLTEKKFNYLPDGIFITHAHIGHYTGLMQFGREVMNTKDLPVYVLPKMAQFLRTNGPWSQLDSLKNISITEMKEDSAISPVAGFRIKAWMVPHRDEFSETAGFSFCFDTTDVLFIPDIDKWEKWDQDIVKMVKEHDHALLDATFYDANELPGRDIKTIPHPLVSETMTLFKDESAATKAKVVFIHFNHTNLLLRDAKERAKVLKAGFRIAGQAGKIL is encoded by the coding sequence ATGAAGAAGCATTTCCGTATTCACCTGTTTATAGTACTATTCGCCTTTCCGCTTGTCCTTCGCCCTTCATCCTTCGAACTCTTCGTTCTTGGTACAGCACAGGACGGCGGCCGGCCGCATACCGGATGCGTCAAAACGTGCTGTACGAATGTAAACGAGAGGGATTATGTTGTTTCCCTGGCTCTGGCTGATCATGTCAGCAAAAAATGGTGGTTGTTTGAAGCTACACCGGATATCAGAGAACAACTGGAACTTTTTCAGACACTGACCGAAAAAAAATTCAACTATTTGCCGGATGGGATTTTCATTACCCATGCACATATCGGCCATTATACCGGCCTGATGCAATTCGGAAGAGAGGTGATGAATACCAAAGATCTTCCGGTTTATGTACTTCCCAAAATGGCACAGTTCCTGCGTACCAACGGACCCTGGAGTCAGCTGGATTCTTTGAAAAATATCTCTATTACCGAAATGAAGGAAGATTCAGCGATCTCACCGGTAGCCGGATTCCGGATTAAGGCGTGGATGGTTCCGCACCGGGACGAATTTTCGGAGACAGCAGGATTCAGTTTTTGTTTTGACACCACGGATGTTTTGTTTATCCCCGATATTGATAAATGGGAAAAATGGGATCAGGATATTGTAAAAATGGTAAAGGAACATGATCACGCCCTCCTGGATGCCACGTTCTACGATGCGAATGAATTGCCCGGGCGCGATATAAAAACTATTCCTCATCCCCTGGTAAGTGAAACGATGACCTTGTTCAAAGATGAATCTGCGGCTACAAAAGCCAAGGTGGTGTTCATCCATTTTAACCATACCAACCTGCTGCTCAGAGATGCTAAGGAGAGGGCGAAAGTGTTGAAAGCCGGTTTTCGAATAGCCGGACAAGCAGGGAAGATTCTTTAA
- a CDS encoding rhodanese-like domain-containing protein, with protein sequence MSFLTQLLGLGPKINFPGLMDRGAQIIDVRSPREFSNGHIKGSVNIPLQDLHSRIKKIRKDTPVITVCASGMRSAQAKGVLSAKGYEVYNGGGWASLEAKLTK encoded by the coding sequence ATGAGCTTTCTGACACAACTTCTCGGTCTGGGACCGAAAATTAATTTTCCCGGTTTAATGGATCGTGGTGCGCAGATCATTGATGTACGGTCGCCCCGTGAATTTTCCAACGGTCATATCAAAGGTTCCGTTAACATTCCTCTTCAGGATCTTCATTCGCGCATAAAAAAGATCCGGAAAGATACACCGGTGATTACTGTATGCGCCTCCGGGATGCGCAGCGCTCAGGCAAAAGGAGTTCTCTCGGCGAAAGGATATGAAGTGTATAACGGAGGCGGATGGGCTTCATTGGAAGCCAAACTGACTAAATAA
- a CDS encoding SpoIIE family protein phosphatase: protein MSSLRSGLIVVLFILWETFSISAQHSIHIHRYTGADGFEPISQCITDNMGYTWMISVDRSSDRLIRFNGSTFKIYSKQTGSHWLSFVHAAWRANRDPLPIFKDSAGSVWMGSMNGVFKMVNGEPEKIFGRENGMPSDSVISMCLDKRGALWVFTYKGLGKFFPAAKNGKWEPVAPDFDINPSAIIDKEGYDPNNRNPVFNLELDESGRMWWGISYKEKSAYSKWWVCEDGKVDSVIIPMRFNIVKFLEKGIYISDFKNKSGFYDFKKGFSELPLPLYYLGDDDGGYHYFASIPETGPMELYATQQSGWYQLNKNNFFSLGKVSGGGDQSFFNSDVGPEVWIYDFTPASTFSYVLKNGHAFVQDSLYPGLELFNSLCYSAKPGVIWVQKMQKTEGKLVTFELNREKIIPPVPCNGLAPQGVSASDSSLFTLLENKHIEVFKYKNGEWKKTGLVNGQYVYIDDSGGVFDTDSARQFLRYYDPKGNLTNVNSTFRHFSASHGGIFFTEKNDTVYRHVKGNREIILKDLPGDIRMMQSAPDNAFYLLTTDEKIYYWSGHNRTIQEVSGLPDGIVTRFQDLGYTLFLVKNKTPFLVQHGTAVPLDTVRFPNLRAISYVAQDRNNRIFFLGKAGSPTFSEILLYTNGEIRVLHLNKPLSTENISLADVERGSNEIILCSGTSIYRYSNEYACFYLLGDVSEDIGFIWKAVVHQGQAFVGGWGPNLVTFDLDKIKPKFPTLHFTTLSLSGKEFPDSFPTQFPSGESFRISYLAIADFNQEAVRYQTRIPEIDSAWSTLTTNQDFDFISLPAGQYTFQVRAMDRSMVWSTPIQFKFTILPPWYFTWWAIAFFTAGGLLLVLGIVKWNGRRLEHANRQLNQKIQQATQEIRGQKDIIEHKNKEITDSILYAQRIQQALLASATLLEKNLPPHFILFLPKDIVSGDFYWALEKEGDFYLAVCDSTGHGVPGAFMSLLNITIMNEAIMEKDIRSPEEVFNYTRERLLSHLAADEVKDGMDGIMVRFSRSGKITYAAANNPPLLVTENGLQELEYDKIPVGRSEKLNPFRLYTINASGKSILYLFTDGYADQFGGEKGKKLKFRNFCTLLQETSSLTMTEQQLRLATYFEKWRGPLEQIDDVLVMGIQI from the coding sequence ATGAGTTCGCTCAGGAGTGGATTGATCGTGGTCTTATTTATCCTATGGGAAACTTTTTCCATATCCGCCCAGCATAGTATACACATACATAGGTACACCGGGGCAGACGGCTTTGAGCCGATATCCCAATGTATTACTGACAATATGGGGTATACCTGGATGATCTCCGTGGATCGCTCAAGTGACCGTCTGATTCGCTTTAATGGCAGCACTTTTAAAATATACTCGAAACAAACCGGATCACATTGGCTATCCTTCGTCCATGCTGCCTGGAGGGCAAACCGGGATCCCCTACCTATATTCAAAGATTCTGCAGGCTCAGTTTGGATGGGAAGTATGAATGGCGTTTTCAAAATGGTAAATGGAGAACCTGAAAAAATATTTGGCCGTGAAAACGGCATGCCCTCCGACTCGGTTATTTCAATGTGTCTGGACAAACGCGGTGCACTTTGGGTGTTTACCTACAAAGGGCTGGGCAAGTTTTTTCCGGCTGCTAAAAATGGTAAATGGGAACCTGTAGCCCCAGATTTTGATATCAATCCATCAGCCATCATCGACAAGGAAGGGTATGATCCCAATAACCGAAATCCGGTATTTAATCTTGAGCTGGATGAATCAGGACGGATGTGGTGGGGTATTTCCTACAAAGAAAAAAGTGCTTATTCTAAGTGGTGGGTTTGCGAGGATGGAAAAGTAGATTCCGTAATCATTCCTATGCGGTTTAATATTGTTAAGTTCCTTGAAAAAGGGATCTACATCTCTGATTTTAAAAACAAATCCGGCTTTTATGACTTCAAGAAAGGGTTCAGTGAGCTTCCCCTCCCGTTGTATTATCTTGGGGATGATGATGGGGGATACCACTACTTCGCTTCGATTCCGGAAACGGGACCGATGGAATTATATGCTACTCAACAATCCGGTTGGTATCAATTGAATAAAAATAACTTTTTCTCCCTGGGTAAGGTTTCGGGGGGGGGAGATCAGAGCTTTTTCAATTCTGACGTTGGACCCGAAGTCTGGATCTATGATTTTACTCCAGCCTCTACATTCAGCTATGTACTGAAAAACGGTCATGCCTTTGTTCAGGATTCATTATATCCCGGCCTCGAACTCTTCAACTCCCTATGTTATTCGGCAAAACCAGGTGTGATATGGGTTCAAAAAATGCAGAAAACAGAGGGGAAATTGGTCACATTCGAATTGAATCGTGAAAAAATTATTCCACCCGTACCCTGCAATGGTCTTGCTCCACAAGGTGTATCTGCATCCGACTCTTCCCTTTTTACCTTATTGGAGAATAAGCATATTGAAGTTTTTAAATATAAAAACGGAGAGTGGAAGAAAACCGGCTTGGTAAATGGTCAATATGTCTATATCGACGATTCAGGAGGAGTATTTGATACGGATAGTGCCAGGCAATTCCTCCGGTATTATGATCCGAAGGGTAACCTGACGAATGTAAATTCGACCTTCCGGCATTTCTCCGCCAGCCATGGAGGTATCTTCTTTACCGAGAAAAATGACACGGTCTACCGTCATGTAAAGGGCAACAGAGAGATCATTTTGAAAGACCTCCCCGGAGATATCCGGATGATGCAAAGTGCTCCGGACAATGCCTTCTATCTGTTAACGACGGATGAAAAAATTTACTACTGGTCCGGACACAACCGAACTATTCAGGAAGTAAGCGGTTTGCCCGATGGAATTGTGACCCGGTTTCAGGACCTTGGATACACCCTCTTCCTGGTGAAGAATAAAACCCCTTTTTTGGTTCAGCATGGAACAGCTGTTCCGTTAGATACCGTCCGGTTTCCTAACCTGAGGGCCATTTCCTATGTGGCACAGGATCGTAACAACAGGATTTTCTTTCTGGGTAAAGCGGGATCTCCAACCTTCTCAGAAATCTTACTCTACACCAACGGAGAGATCCGGGTACTTCATTTAAATAAACCTTTATCAACAGAAAATATTTCTTTGGCAGATGTTGAACGCGGGTCAAATGAAATCATTCTCTGCTCCGGAACATCGATCTACCGGTATTCCAATGAATACGCGTGCTTCTACTTATTGGGAGATGTAAGCGAAGACATCGGATTTATATGGAAAGCGGTAGTGCATCAGGGTCAGGCTTTCGTAGGTGGATGGGGGCCCAACTTGGTCACTTTCGATCTGGATAAGATCAAACCTAAATTTCCGACATTACACTTTACAACATTGAGTTTGTCGGGTAAAGAATTTCCGGACTCCTTTCCAACCCAATTTCCTTCCGGAGAATCATTTCGAATATCTTATTTGGCCATTGCAGATTTCAACCAGGAGGCGGTACGATATCAAACCCGGATACCGGAAATTGATTCTGCCTGGTCTACACTTACCACAAACCAGGATTTTGATTTTATATCGCTCCCTGCGGGACAGTATACTTTTCAGGTGAGAGCCATGGATCGTTCCATGGTTTGGAGCACGCCCATTCAATTCAAATTTACCATTCTACCTCCCTGGTATTTTACGTGGTGGGCAATAGCATTTTTCACAGCAGGCGGGCTTCTTTTAGTATTAGGAATTGTAAAGTGGAATGGCAGAAGGTTAGAACATGCGAATCGACAGCTTAACCAAAAAATCCAACAGGCTACACAAGAGATCCGGGGACAGAAAGATATCATTGAACATAAGAATAAGGAGATCACCGATTCTATTCTTTACGCACAACGGATCCAACAGGCATTGCTGGCCTCCGCTACCCTGCTTGAAAAAAATCTTCCGCCTCATTTCATTCTCTTTCTCCCAAAAGACATTGTATCCGGAGATTTTTACTGGGCTTTGGAAAAAGAGGGAGATTTCTACCTTGCCGTGTGCGACTCCACCGGTCATGGAGTACCAGGCGCTTTCATGAGCTTGCTGAATATCACCATCATGAACGAAGCTATCATGGAAAAGGATATTCGTTCACCTGAGGAAGTGTTCAACTATACTCGTGAACGATTGCTTTCGCACCTAGCAGCCGATGAAGTGAAAGATGGGATGGATGGGATAATGGTTCGCTTCTCGCGCTCAGGAAAAATTACATACGCTGCGGCCAACAATCCTCCATTGCTAGTGACCGAAAACGGGCTACAGGAACTGGAATATGATAAAATCCCCGTCGGGCGGTCTGAGAAGCTGAACCCCTTCCGGTTGTATACGATAAACGCATCCGGAAAAAGTATTCTCTATCTATTCACTGACGGATATGCCGATCAATTTGGCGGAGAGAAAGGTAAAAAGTTGAAATTCCGAAACTTCTGCACACTCCTCCAGGAAACCTCCTCCCTCACCATGACCGAACAACAGTTAAGGCTTGCGACTTACTTTGAAAAGTGGCGAGGTCCACTGGAACAAATTGACGATGTGTTAGTTATGGGGATTCAGATCTAG
- a CDS encoding T9SS type A sorting domain-containing protein, giving the protein MRILLLLFIPSLLFSQSGSLISEDFTSYDGTSSTSPAGWYFNSHGNYTSTTYSGASGPNAYRLGIDQAEIISPAFQNADSLRFWLKGAGTDSLSYLVLLESSDSISWNVMDTILPIPLSATVVHFPIDNASKHLKFIYRKSVGNCSLDDLEIFAIPNNPLGKIIAYFNTPVDTILGFPPHALHVNQGLDDTLIAYINRSQSSLDIAVYNFNQSGNISSIVNAVNNAFARGVQIRWIYNGSSTNSGIALLNPAIQTLVSPTTSTYGLMHQKFMIIDALDIDPSKAFVWTGSMNWEDQQINTDHNNVIIVQDLQLAKAYTREFNQMWGGSGPIPDITRSRFGPTKFENNIHYFIIGGRVVELYFSPAVSVESPLIRTINSADNTLFFGVYAFTRIPVASAINNRVPAVGNYVLGIMDQFSVPYDADDTLNTVIPGQVLFHNASHLFHHKYLIIDPWDTLSDPTVITGSYNWTTAAETKNDENVLIIHDPFITIQFYESFHEDLEQLGIGIGWQESPADEFIRVFPNPATEMIYIESSSKLHTLKVLDLSGRAIMHLAGESTNFSIDISSLPPGIYILGISTEKGWQYNKITISR; this is encoded by the coding sequence ATGCGAATCTTGCTTCTTCTTTTCATTCCATCCTTGCTCTTTTCCCAATCGGGCTCCCTGATTTCCGAGGATTTTACAAGCTACGATGGCACTTCTTCAACTTCACCGGCCGGCTGGTATTTTAACTCACATGGAAATTACACGTCAACTACCTATTCCGGTGCCAGTGGCCCTAATGCGTACCGCTTAGGAATAGATCAGGCTGAAATTATTTCTCCCGCATTCCAAAATGCAGATTCTCTTCGTTTCTGGCTTAAAGGTGCCGGTACCGATTCATTGAGTTATCTGGTGTTGCTGGAATCTTCAGACAGCATTTCGTGGAATGTTATGGATACAATTCTTCCCATTCCGCTTAGTGCAACAGTGGTGCATTTTCCTATAGATAATGCCAGCAAACACCTGAAATTTATTTACAGAAAATCCGTTGGGAATTGTAGTCTGGACGATCTGGAGATCTTTGCCATTCCAAACAACCCGCTCGGAAAGATCATCGCTTATTTTAACACCCCTGTAGATACCATTCTTGGATTTCCTCCTCATGCCCTTCATGTGAACCAGGGTCTGGATGATACACTGATCGCTTACATCAACCGTTCCCAATCCAGCCTTGACATTGCTGTTTATAATTTTAATCAGTCAGGAAATATTTCCTCCATTGTGAACGCCGTAAATAACGCATTTGCCAGGGGAGTGCAGATCCGTTGGATTTATAACGGATCATCAACCAATAGCGGAATCGCACTTCTTAACCCGGCCATTCAAACGCTGGTGAGTCCTACTACTTCAACCTATGGACTCATGCATCAAAAATTCATGATCATAGATGCTCTGGATATTGATCCTTCAAAGGCCTTTGTTTGGACAGGTTCTATGAACTGGGAAGATCAGCAAATCAACACAGACCATAATAATGTGATCATTGTTCAGGATTTACAATTGGCGAAAGCGTATACCCGGGAATTCAATCAGATGTGGGGAGGGAGTGGACCGATACCGGACATTACCAGGTCACGATTCGGCCCTACAAAATTTGAAAACAACATTCATTATTTTATCATAGGTGGCAGAGTAGTGGAGTTGTATTTTTCTCCTGCTGTCAGCGTGGAATCACCATTGATCAGGACTATTAATTCGGCTGATAATACCTTGTTCTTTGGTGTCTATGCCTTCACCCGGATCCCGGTAGCATCTGCTATTAATAATAGGGTGCCGGCTGTAGGAAACTATGTGTTGGGTATCATGGATCAGTTCAGCGTACCGTATGATGCGGATGACACGCTCAACACGGTGATACCGGGCCAGGTGTTGTTTCACAATGCTTCTCACTTGTTTCATCACAAGTACCTGATCATTGATCCGTGGGATACGCTTTCGGATCCCACAGTAATCACCGGCTCATACAACTGGACTACGGCAGCAGAAACCAAGAATGACGAAAATGTGCTGATCATTCACGATCCATTTATTACCATTCAGTTTTATGAATCTTTTCATGAAGATCTGGAGCAATTGGGAATAGGAATCGGCTGGCAGGAATCTCCTGCGGATGAATTCATAAGGGTATTTCCCAATCCGGCTACAGAAATGATCTATATTGAAAGTTCTTCAAAACTGCACACGCTTAAAGTGCTGGATCTTTCCGGGAGAGCAATTATGCATTTAGCCGGTGAGAGCACCAACTTCTCCATTGATATTTCAAGCTTGCCCCCCGGAATTTACATTCTTGGAATCTCCACCGAAAAGGGTTGGCAGTATAATAAGATTACTATTTCCAGGTAG
- a CDS encoding S8 family serine peptidase, translating to MKKTGLLILSFVLCCGLALAQNAFPGYQDGKVWFKLKDSHPVMKTKGENPWSIPMDQLPFVAKVTKNFQITKLMKPFFALKNDGKLQRTYEIHFTDIYNAKMIVEIINALPEIEYAELVPYDKIDLTPNDPSYPSNLWHLTKINAAGAWNYFSAGSTRKVAIVDNAVQRTHTDLSANIWVNPGEIANNGVDDDGNGYIDDINGYDVADNDNNPNPPNTSFDHGTHCSGAASATTNNGTGIAAIGWSTKIVAVKATGDADSPTSVTAGYTGISYAASIGADVISLSWGGTSSSQSAQNVINAAWNAGCVIVAAAGNSGVNQNHYPAAYTNVIAVASTTSTDAKSSFSNYGAWVDVSAPGSSIYSTIPNNTYVSMSGTSMATPIVAGLLGLMKSLNPTISKTALINCLTSTCDNINAQNPSYIGMLGAGRINANNAMACISSTLSAPPVAACSASPTTACTGQTIQLTDNSTNGPTSWSWSMPGGSPSSSTVQNPTVSYASAGTYTITLTATNSYGSSTSTTTVVVSNSGLTLPFTEGFQNTTFLPTGWQPMDAGNDGLYWSRNATVGQASTASAMYDNYNLDANGTRDEMRTPKLNLTTLSACTLTFWVAYARYGLYQSVMYSDTLEVKVSTNCGQTWTQVYLKGGNTLSTNGQVDVQNAIFVPTSNQWRQETVILTPYVGNNVMVSFINRGRYGQAIYVDNINITGTLVGLDEYHFGDFNLYPNPNNGEFDVMFETGNTDDYTVEILNSIGQVIASEQLTSFSGQYNRHFNISEYGKGVYLLAIRNKENKMVKRLIVF from the coding sequence TTTAAACTGAAGGATTCGCATCCGGTGATGAAAACCAAAGGCGAGAATCCATGGAGCATTCCCATGGATCAGCTTCCTTTCGTAGCCAAAGTGACGAAAAATTTCCAGATCACAAAGTTAATGAAGCCTTTCTTCGCGCTTAAGAACGACGGAAAGCTGCAACGAACCTACGAGATTCATTTTACAGACATCTATAATGCTAAAATGATCGTGGAGATCATCAATGCATTGCCTGAGATTGAATATGCCGAACTGGTTCCCTATGATAAGATTGATCTGACTCCGAATGATCCTTCCTATCCCAGCAATCTGTGGCACCTGACCAAGATCAATGCTGCAGGGGCATGGAATTATTTTTCTGCCGGCTCTACCCGTAAAGTAGCCATTGTGGATAATGCCGTTCAGCGTACCCATACCGATCTCAGCGCCAACATCTGGGTTAATCCGGGTGAAATTGCAAATAACGGCGTGGACGACGATGGCAATGGTTACATTGACGACATCAACGGATATGATGTAGCAGATAACGATAATAACCCGAACCCTCCCAATACTTCTTTTGATCATGGCACACATTGCTCCGGAGCCGCTTCTGCAACCACCAATAACGGAACCGGTATTGCAGCCATTGGCTGGAGCACTAAAATTGTTGCGGTAAAAGCAACCGGGGATGCAGACAGTCCCACTTCTGTTACTGCAGGTTACACCGGAATATCTTATGCTGCTTCTATTGGTGCTGATGTTATTTCTCTCTCCTGGGGAGGTACTTCCTCTTCCCAAAGTGCGCAGAATGTAATCAACGCCGCCTGGAATGCCGGTTGCGTGATCGTTGCTGCCGCCGGTAACAGCGGGGTGAATCAAAACCACTATCCGGCCGCTTATACAAACGTTATCGCTGTTGCTTCTACAACAAGCACTGATGCAAAATCCAGTTTTTCAAATTATGGAGCCTGGGTAGACGTGAGTGCTCCCGGTAGCAGCATTTATAGTACTATTCCGAATAACACGTATGTTTCCATGTCCGGAACATCCATGGCTACACCTATTGTAGCCGGATTGCTGGGACTGATGAAATCGCTGAATCCGACGATATCTAAAACTGCGTTAATAAATTGCCTTACGAGTACATGTGACAACATTAATGCACAGAATCCAAGTTACATAGGAATGCTTGGGGCAGGAAGGATCAACGCGAACAATGCCATGGCATGTATTTCAAGTACGCTGAGCGCACCACCGGTAGCGGCCTGCTCCGCAAGTCCGACTACTGCTTGTACGGGTCAAACCATCCAGTTGACAGACAATAGCACAAATGGTCCTACCAGCTGGAGTTGGAGTATGCCCGGCGGATCACCTTCTTCATCTACGGTGCAGAATCCAACCGTTAGTTACGCCAGTGCAGGCACGTATACCATCACACTCACAGCAACCAATTCTTACGGCTCAAGTACTTCTACCACAACAGTGGTTGTTTCGAATTCCGGTCTCACTTTGCCATTCACGGAAGGATTCCAGAACACTACCTTCCTTCCTACCGGCTGGCAACCTATGGACGCCGGAAACGACGGATTGTACTGGTCGCGCAATGCCACCGTTGGCCAGGCGAGCACCGCCAGTGCCATGTATGACAATTACAACCTTGACGCTAACGGCACCCGCGACGAAATGCGAACTCCCAAGTTGAACCTCACTACTTTGTCGGCTTGCACATTAACCTTCTGGGTGGCCTACGCACGTTATGGCTTGTACCAAAGTGTAATGTATTCCGATACACTGGAGGTAAAAGTATCTACCAACTGCGGACAAACCTGGACCCAGGTTTACCTGAAGGGAGGAAACACACTTTCCACCAACGGACAAGTGGATGTGCAAAACGCCATCTTCGTTCCGACCTCCAACCAATGGAGACAGGAAACAGTGATACTGACGCCCTATGTGGGTAATAACGTGATGGTGTCCTTCATCAACCGCGGACGTTACGGACAGGCGATTTATGTTGACAATATCAACATTACCGGAACACTGGTGGGACTTGATGAATATCATTTCGGTGATTTCAATCTTTATCCGAATCCGAATAACGGAGAATTTGATGTGATGTTCGAAACCGGAAATACGGATGATTATACTGTGGAGATCCTGAATTCTATAGGACAAGTAATTGCTTCCGAGCAGCTCACTTCCTTCAGCGGGCAATATAACCGCCATTTCAATATTTCTGAATACGGCAAGGGAGTATATCTGCTCGCCATCCGGAACAAGGAGAATAAGATGGTAAAACGTCTAATTGTATTCTGA